In the Topomyia yanbarensis strain Yona2022 chromosome 3, ASM3024719v1, whole genome shotgun sequence genome, one interval contains:
- the LOC131693016 gene encoding uncharacterized protein LOC131693016 — protein MSTHSLVRPGLTTSIIGHLPAIKLRLRKKVPLLTFQDVRRARIPFYEALASELYETGCVNAAFLLLQLIEYEHDQVPQTSDPSIEEKRLKNSKKELNYLFKFLYETEGHKMKEQYENEVENLLAIGRSFQDDKLKRWVTRQFFLVSLDRCKDCCLESTRVGALANYYYGMFLLNEGNLEEAASVLESAKEQAAGQTWPLFKQIGSALLSNEIYQQLFLVYSKLAEQFGKTNTAKFEKYMRLSHAAAVNSNIDYVLCDSYLHFGDFLLDRGEYREALSCYKQSSKMAKSIFAADKVCKTNIRMAAVHRRLDEPKECVHLLQMVDRLTAHDRTSECYAEMQLLNGEIHLENDRLPEAIHALNTSREAYKHLKKEDKMIQASCFGALAAGETHFGLFAELVLKAEYRGRISDNDSLFKVLRWNENSEPFW, from the exons atgaGTACACACAGTCTTGTTCGGCCCGGTCTCACCACCTCCATCATCGGTCACCTTCCAGCGATAAAACTTCGTCTACGAAAGAAAGTTCCTCTACTGACCTTCCAGGATGTGCGCCGCGCAAGGATTCCATTCTACGAAGCCCTAGCCAGTGAGTTGTACGAGACCGGTTGCGTCAACGCTGCCTTTTTGTTGCTGCAGCTGATCGAATACGAGCATGATCAGGTACCACAGACATCCGATCCATCAATCGAGGAGAAACGactaaaaaattcgaaaaaggagCTCAACTATCTGTTCAAATTCTTGTATGAAACTGAAGGCCATAAAATGAAAGAGCAGTACGAAAACGAGGTGGAAAATCTGTTGGCAATCGGTCGTTCCTTTCAAGATGACAAACTGAAACGCTGGGTCACTCGGCAATTTTTTTTGGTCAGTTTGGACCGGTGCAAAGATTGTTGCCTGGAATCTACACGGGTTGGAGCGTTGGCTAACTATTACTATGGAATGTTTCTACTAAATGAAGGAAATCTAGAAGAAGCCGCTAGTGTTCTGGAATCTGCCAAAGAACAAGCTGCCGGTCAAACTTGGCCGTTATTTAAACAAATTGGATCTGCACTACTGTCCAACGAAATTTACCAGCAGTTGTTTCTTGTTTATTCCAAACTAGCCGAACAGTTCGGAAAAACAAACACAGCTAAGTTTGAAAAATATATGCGTTTGAGTCACGCAGCTGCGGTTAACT cGAATATTGATTACGTGTTATGCGACTCGTACCTGCACTTTGGAGATTTTTTACTCGATCGAGGAGAATATCGCGAAGCGCTTAGCTGTTATAAGCAGTCGTCAAAAATGGCAAAATCTATTTTCGCTGCGGATAAGGTCTGCAAAACGAATATCCGTATGGCTGCCGTACACCGAAG ATTAGATGAGCCCAAAGAATGCGTCCATCTGCTGCAAATGGTTGACCGATTGACAGCGCATGATAGAACATCGGAATGTTACGCTGAAATGCAGCTGCTGAACGGTGAAATTCATTTGGAAAACGACCGTTTGCCGGAAGCAATCCATGCACTAAATACATCCCGAGAAGCatacaaacatttaaaaaaggAAGACAAAATGATTCAAGCCAGTTGTTTCGGTGCGCTGGCAGCCGGCGAAACCCATTTTGGACTATTTGCCGAACTGGTACTGAAAGCCGAATACCGTGGACGCATTTCCGACAATGACAGTCTTTTCAAAGTGCTTCGCTGGAACGAAAATAGTGAGCCTTTTTGGTGA